In Myxococcota bacterium, the genomic window CCAATGCGTTAACGCTAATTTTTCGCCCAATGCCTGCCGAAATGCACCAGCGCCATGGAGTATCAAAGGCAACCATAGCCTCAGGCCCCGAAATTCGCGGCTTAGCTCAGGGCCTAAGCTGGCAGGCGAATTGATATCGCAATTGGCCAGATAATCCGCCTGGTAGGTATGAATGCGCAGCAACGCCTCTCGATCTTTCACCAGCAAGCAGCCGGTGCCATAAGGAAGAAACATGCCTTTATGAGGATCGAAGGTAATTGAGTCGGCCATAGAAATGCCGCGAAGGCGTTTTTTGCCATCTTCGCACAATACAAACGCACCGCCGTAAGCGGCATCGACATGAAACCAAAGGCTTTCGGCCCGGCACAGTAGTGCGATGTCTTCGAATGGATCGATGGCGCCTGTGTTGGTTGTCCCTGCGGAGCCGACCACACCGATGGGCCTTAGGCCATTGGCGCGATCCTGCTTCAGCTGCGCTGCCAACGCCGGCATACTTAATTTAAAGGCTGAATCCGTGGCAATTGCCACACAGTTTTCTGGGGGAAATCCCGCCAGAAATGCTGATTTTTTGACACTGTGATGAACTTGATCGGACACATAAATAATGGCTTTAGAGAAATCGCCTGACTTACCCAGGGCATGAACGCGCATGGCCATGAGCGCGGTTAAGTTGGCGATCGAGCCGCCAGAGGTGAAGATACCGAACGCGCCGGTCGGTAAACCGAACTCGTCGCACAACCAATTTAAAACGCTGTTTTCTAAACTAATCAACATGGGCGCATGAGACTCAATGCCAGTAAAGCGGTTCATTAAGTTGCCAATAAAGCCAGCAAGCGCAGAGCTTTTAATGCCCCCGCCCGGGACATAGGCGAGATAGCCAGCAGCGGTGGTGCCCATTGCCTCTGCGCACCCCTCATGGAGCAGCGCCAGAATTTGAGAGAGACCACCAGTGAGAGGTTCTTCTACGATCCCGGGAATCGACTGTGCCCCGATACTTTCAGGCATGACATCGGTGCCCAGGCCACTGGCAAAATCGGTTATCTGGCCTTGCCAATCGCGCCATTCACTTAAAGTAGGTTCAAATCCATTTTTCACCAGGATTCATAGGCCCAGATTGACATTTTTGGTGCTGGGTTCAGTATTTTCCCTATGTTCACGGGCATTATTCAAAACATTGGCACTTTTAACCGGCAAGGCGGCAGGGTTAGCATCGAGTCCACCATGGACCTAAGCGATGTTGCCGCTGGGGATAGTGTTGCCGTCAACGGTGTTTGCTTAACGACGTTAGAAAACCGCTGCCTCATATTTGATCTTGGCCCTGAAACGCTTGCCAAAACAACTTTGGGGGGTTTAATCAACGGCTCTAGTGTCCACCTCGAAAAAGCTATGCGTTTATCC contains:
- a CDS encoding pyridoxal-dependent decarboxylase, producing the protein MKNGFEPTLSEWRDWQGQITDFASGLGTDVMPESIGAQSIPGIVEEPLTGGLSQILALLHEGCAEAMGTTAAGYLAYVPGGGIKSSALAGFIGNLMNRFTGIESHAPMLISLENSVLNWLCDEFGLPTGAFGIFTSGGSIANLTALMAMRVHALGKSGDFSKAIIYVSDQVHHSVKKSAFLAGFPPENCVAIATDSAFKLSMPALAAQLKQDRANGLRPIGVVGSAGTTNTGAIDPFEDIALLCRAESLWFHVDAAYGGAFVLCEDGKKRLRGISMADSITFDPHKGMFLPYGTGCLLVKDREALLRIHTYQADYLANCDINSPASLGPELSREFRGLRLWLPLILHGAGAFRQALGEKLALTHWLDEQLRQLPIEIMAKPELSTLIFKPTGTVSSEELVKRVNAFGRVYLAPTRIRGESAVRVCILSFRTHLEQVQMCFEDIQLALKD